In the Sphingobacterium sp. PCS056 genome, TTAAAGTTGGCTCTCCGACGATGGCAAAATCCAAAGTTCCTAAATCAGAAATTATTGATTCTATCCCTCCTTTTCCAGATACTTCCTCTTCCGCTGTCGCTGCCAAACAAAAATTATATTGAAGATCAGATCGATCGTAAAAATAAAGAAATGCAGCAATTAGAGAAACCAAACATCCTCCAGCATCATTACTCCCTAATCCAAAAAGCTTACCATCTGCTTCATCGGGCGAAAACGGATTTCTAGTGTAACCAGTATTGGGTTTTACTGTATCATGATGTGAATTTAATAAGATAGTAGGTTTAAGAGGGGAATAATTTTTATTATAAACCCAAATATTATTTCCTTTACGATACGACTTAATTTGTTTTTTATTAAAAAATTGAGCAATTAAATCGGCTGTTTCACCCTCATCCCTACTAAAAGAAGAAATTTTAATCAGTGATTTCAGTAATGTTAAACTCTCTTCAAATAATTGAACACGATTATTCATTATATAAACCTCCAGCCTTTTGAGCAGATAATTTAATACCTTTTATAAAGGCGGAGCTGAAACCATGATGCTCCATTTCATTCAAACCTGCAATAGTACATCCTTTAGGGGAAGTTACCTTATCAATTTCACTTTCTGGATGCGTTTGTGTTTGAAGTAACAAGTCAGCTGCACCCTTAGCTGTTTGAACCGCCATCTTTAGTGCATCATGGGCATGAAAACCGATTTCTACACCTCCTTGTGATGCCGCTCGAATAGCTCTTAAGAAAAAAGCAATTCCACAAGCGCACAGTGCTGTCGCCGAAGTCATTAAATCTTCATTTATGACAACAACTGCTCCAACGGTCTCAAACATCACCTCTACTTCTTTAACGATATGAGCTGCTGCAGTATCCGTAGCAATACAAGTCATTGATTGTCCAATAGCAATTGCCGTATTAGGCATTGCTCTTACGACCGATGTACCTTGTCCTAGCACTTCTTTAATATCCAAACAGCTCACTCCTGAAACAACAGACACAAAAATTTGATCAGAATCCTTCACTATCGGGGCAATTTCTTCCAGAACTTTCCGTAACTGTTGCGGTAAAATTGCAAAAACAATAATATCAGCATCTTGAACGGCCTGTACGTTATTGTCTGTGACGACAAATCCTAACTGGCTTTCATGACTTAATGCTTTAATATTACGTCTTGTTAAAGTAATTTGTTCTGCTTTGCAAAATTCACTCTTAACTAAACCTTTTGCAAGTGACAAACCAATATTTCCTGTTCCGATAATGGTGATTCTTTTCATGATTCAAAATTCTATTTTAAGGTTAAACAAGTTCCAAATTGCCCTTGTTGGAACAAGTGCAAGTTATTGGCATGACCAATATACACATTCCTAACACCTTTTTGTATAGCATCAAAAGCATTTTGCAGTTTTGGTACCATACCATCATGGATTGTACCATCTTCCTTTAATTTTGGAAACTCATCAGCATGAATTGAATTAATGACCGACTGATCATCTGTAACATCTCTTAATACACCATTCTTTTCAAAACAGTAAACTAAAGACGTATCATATAGAGACGATAGACCAACAGCTAAAGCAGAAGCAATTGTGTCTGCATTCGTATTCAATAACTGGCCTAAACCATTATGAGTGATTGCTGAGAACACGGGAACAAATCCCGCTTCTAAGAATTTTTTAATAGAAGCTGTATTTACAGAATCATGTAAAATATCACCAACAAAACCATAATCAATATCCCTAACAGGACGTTTTATGGCTTTAATAGTTCCGCCGTCAGCTCCACTCAGGCCTATCGCATCACATTTTAACACTTGAAGTTTTGCAACAATATTTTTATTAGTTAACCCTGCATAAACCATGGTTACAATACGTAACATGGCTTCATCTGTGATTCTACGTCCCTCGACCATCTTAGCCTCAATCCCTAGATCACTCGCCATGCGCGTAGCTATTTTACCACCACCATGCACTAAAATCTTTTTGCCTGGTAATGCTGCAAACTTTTCTAAAAATGAATCTAAAAGTAATTCATCATCAATGATATTGCCACCTATCTTTATAATATTCAGGCTACTATTTGACATCTTTCTCTCTAAATCTTCCAAAATAATATATTTACAAGCTTATTTTTATTTCTTTAAGCTCTCTAGCATACGCTTTAATACTACTTGAGCAGCCCAAACACGGTTACTGGCCTCTTTAATGACTAAAGAATTTGGACCATCCAGAACTTCTGATGACAATTCCAAATCTCTTCTAACAGGAAGGCAATGCATAATTTTTGCGTCATTGGTCAACGCTAATTTTTCGTTATCGATTAACCAATTTTCCTTTACAGGATATACCTGTCCATATTCTTCGTAAGAAGACCAATTTTTCACATATACAAAATCGGCCCCTTGAAGGCTATCATTCAAGTTATTCGATACCTTAGCACCATTTGTAAATTCTTCAGATAATTGATATCCATCAGGATGTACAATTGTAAAATCAACTAAACCTTCTGATTGAGCTTGACACATCCATTCCGAAAATGAATTTGGTAC is a window encoding:
- the argB gene encoding acetylglutamate kinase; translation: MSNSSLNIIKIGGNIIDDELLLDSFLEKFAALPGKKILVHGGGKIATRMASDLGIEAKMVEGRRITDEAMLRIVTMVYAGLTNKNIVAKLQVLKCDAIGLSGADGGTIKAIKRPVRDIDYGFVGDILHDSVNTASIKKFLEAGFVPVFSAITHNGLGQLLNTNADTIASALAVGLSSLYDTSLVYCFEKNGVLRDVTDDQSVINSIHADEFPKLKEDGTIHDGMVPKLQNAFDAIQKGVRNVYIGHANNLHLFQQGQFGTCLTLK
- the proC gene encoding pyrroline-5-carboxylate reductase; amino-acid sequence: MKRITIIGTGNIGLSLAKGLVKSEFCKAEQITLTRRNIKALSHESQLGFVVTDNNVQAVQDADIIVFAILPQQLRKVLEEIAPIVKDSDQIFVSVVSGVSCLDIKEVLGQGTSVVRAMPNTAIAIGQSMTCIATDTAAAHIVKEVEVMFETVGAVVVINEDLMTSATALCACGIAFFLRAIRAASQGGVEIGFHAHDALKMAVQTAKGAADLLLQTQTHPESEIDKVTSPKGCTIAGLNEMEHHGFSSAFIKGIKLSAQKAGGLYNE